In Canis lupus dingo isolate Sandy chromosome 1, ASM325472v2, whole genome shotgun sequence, a single genomic region encodes these proteins:
- the HEY2 gene encoding hairy/enhancer-of-split related with YRPW motif protein 2 isoform X1, whose product MKRPCEETTSESDMDETIDVGSENNYSGQSTSSVIRSNSPTTTSQIMARKKRRGIIEKRRRDRINNSLSELRRLVPTAFEKQGSAKLEKAEILQMTVDHLKMLQATGGKGYFDAHALALDFMSIGFRECLGEVARYLSSVEGLDSSDPLRARLVSHLSTCASQREAAAVTSSLAPRPPPPPQPWAAALPPLPALLPPGLPAPDGPAPLLAAFAHADSALRLPAGAGGAAAACAPLLSLSATVHAAAAAATAAAHSLPLSFAGAFPGLPPSAAAAVAAATISPPLAVAAAAGPQPAGGGAGGKPYRPWGTEVGAF is encoded by the exons ATGAAGCGCCCGTGCGAGGAGACGACCTCCGAGAGCGACATGGACGAGACCATCGACGTGGGGAGCGAGAACAACTACTCGGG GCAAAGTACTAGCTCTGTGATTAGATCAAATTCCCCAACAACAACATCTCAGATTatggcaagaaagaaaaggagaggg ATAATAGAGAAAAGGCGGCGAGATCGGATAAATAACAGTTTATCTGAGTTGAGACGACTGGTGCCAACTGCTTTTGAAAAACAA gGATCTGCAAAGTTAGAGAAAGCTGAAATACTGCAAATGACGGTAGATCATTTGAAGATGCTTCAGGCAACTGGGGGTAAAG gctacTTCGACGCGCACGCCCTGGCGCTGGACTTCATGAGCATCGGCTTCCGGGAGTGCCTGGGCGAGGTGGCGCGCTACCTGAGCTCCGTGGAGGGCCTGGACTCCTCCGACCCGCTGCGGGCGCGCCTCGTGTCGCACCTGAGCACCTGCGCCTCGCAGCGGGAGGCGGCGGCCGTGACGTCCTCGctggcgccccgccccccgccgccgccgcagccctgGGCCGCCGCGCTGCCGCCGCTGCCCGCGCTGCTGCCGCCCGGCCTGCCCGCGCCCGACGGGCCCGCGCCGCTGCTCGCCGCCTTCGCGCACGCCGACTCGGCGCTGCGGCtgcccgcgggggcggggggggccgcgGCCGCCTGCGCGCCGCTGCTGTCGCTGTCGGCCACCGTGcacgcggccgccgccgccgccaccgccgcggCGCACAGCCTGCCCCTGTCCTTCGCGGGCGCCTTCCCGGGGCTGCCCCCGAGCGCCGCGGCGGCCGTGGCGGCCGCCACCATCAGCCCGCCCTTGgccgtggcggcggcggcgggcccgcagcccgcgggcgggggggcgggcggcaAACCCTACCGGCCCTGGGGGACCGAGGTGGGAGCCTTCTAG
- the HEY2 gene encoding hairy/enhancer-of-split related with YRPW motif protein 2 isoform X2: MARKKRRGIIEKRRRDRINNSLSELRRLVPTAFEKQGSAKLEKAEILQMTVDHLKMLQATGGKGYFDAHALALDFMSIGFRECLGEVARYLSSVEGLDSSDPLRARLVSHLSTCASQREAAAVTSSLAPRPPPPPQPWAAALPPLPALLPPGLPAPDGPAPLLAAFAHADSALRLPAGAGGAAAACAPLLSLSATVHAAAAAATAAAHSLPLSFAGAFPGLPPSAAAAVAAATISPPLAVAAAAGPQPAGGGAGGKPYRPWGTEVGAF, translated from the exons atggcaagaaagaaaaggagaggg ATAATAGAGAAAAGGCGGCGAGATCGGATAAATAACAGTTTATCTGAGTTGAGACGACTGGTGCCAACTGCTTTTGAAAAACAA gGATCTGCAAAGTTAGAGAAAGCTGAAATACTGCAAATGACGGTAGATCATTTGAAGATGCTTCAGGCAACTGGGGGTAAAG gctacTTCGACGCGCACGCCCTGGCGCTGGACTTCATGAGCATCGGCTTCCGGGAGTGCCTGGGCGAGGTGGCGCGCTACCTGAGCTCCGTGGAGGGCCTGGACTCCTCCGACCCGCTGCGGGCGCGCCTCGTGTCGCACCTGAGCACCTGCGCCTCGCAGCGGGAGGCGGCGGCCGTGACGTCCTCGctggcgccccgccccccgccgccgccgcagccctgGGCCGCCGCGCTGCCGCCGCTGCCCGCGCTGCTGCCGCCCGGCCTGCCCGCGCCCGACGGGCCCGCGCCGCTGCTCGCCGCCTTCGCGCACGCCGACTCGGCGCTGCGGCtgcccgcgggggcggggggggccgcgGCCGCCTGCGCGCCGCTGCTGTCGCTGTCGGCCACCGTGcacgcggccgccgccgccgccaccgccgcggCGCACAGCCTGCCCCTGTCCTTCGCGGGCGCCTTCCCGGGGCTGCCCCCGAGCGCCGCGGCGGCCGTGGCGGCCGCCACCATCAGCCCGCCCTTGgccgtggcggcggcggcgggcccgcagcccgcgggcgggggggcgggcggcaAACCCTACCGGCCCTGGGGGACCGAGGTGGGAGCCTTCTAG